From the genome of Nocardia sp. NBC_01503, one region includes:
- a CDS encoding iron chaperone: MTATKSSVSFSAEERAAMKDHAKELKTTARRNPRNAKADGEQDVLAKIAEMAESDRILGERIHAIVKANAPELTAKLWYGMPAYARDGKIVVHFQCAAKFKSRYATLGFSDPAQLDDGTVWPVAFALTSLTAEDEARIGELVKKAAG, from the coding sequence ATGACCGCCACCAAATCCTCCGTCTCCTTCTCCGCCGAAGAGCGGGCCGCGATGAAAGACCATGCCAAGGAATTGAAGACGACCGCGCGCCGCAACCCCCGCAACGCCAAGGCGGACGGTGAGCAGGACGTGCTGGCCAAGATCGCCGAAATGGCGGAATCCGACCGGATTCTGGGCGAGCGGATCCACGCCATCGTGAAGGCCAATGCACCGGAGCTGACCGCCAAACTCTGGTACGGAATGCCCGCCTACGCCCGCGACGGCAAGATCGTGGTGCACTTCCAGTGCGCCGCGAAGTTCAAATCCCGTTATGCCACACTCGGTTTCAGCGATCCGGCGCAGCTGGACGACGGGACCGTGTGGCCGGTGGCGTTCGCACTGACCTCCCTCACCGCCGAGGATGAGGCGCGCATCGGCGAGTTGGTCAAGAAAGCCGCGGGCTGA
- a CDS encoding VOC family protein: protein MTTTQGIRTVLHPVSDLATAKAVYTALLGVEPQTDSPYYVGFESEGQHIGLVPADGKQQMTAPVAYWHVPDIEAKVAEMTAAGASVREAAKNVGGGRLVATLTDTDGNLLGLIQDR from the coding sequence ATGACCACCACCCAGGGCATTCGGACGGTACTGCACCCGGTCTCGGATCTGGCCACCGCCAAGGCTGTCTACACCGCCCTGCTCGGGGTCGAGCCGCAGACCGACTCCCCCTACTACGTCGGCTTCGAGTCCGAAGGCCAGCACATCGGGCTGGTCCCGGCCGACGGCAAGCAGCAGATGACCGCACCGGTCGCCTACTGGCACGTACCGGATATCGAGGCGAAGGTCGCCGAGATGACCGCCGCCGGAGCCAGCGTGCGGGAAGCCGCCAAGAATGTCGGCGGGGGACGCCTGGTCGCCACGCTCACCGATACCGACGGCAATCTCCTCGGACTCATCCAGGATCGCTGA
- a CDS encoding ATP-binding protein: protein MVATVDISVRESEVLALVGEHLSNAEIGARLFISVRTVESHVSSLLRKLEVADRRALAQHASRSAQPDRPRPAPALPTPLTSFIGRAQERAELTEMLKSQRQVTAVGPGGVGKTRLASTVAAELSDQFPDGVWFVDLVPITSPDICVVAGTAALALGLGEQPGRGMDESVLAALADRRALLVLDNCEHVRDGVAPFIERLLASCPGVTVLATSRARLMVPFERVYTVPPMSLAGEGESDAVELFMDRAAASGWPPNQALREQVSDFVRRLDGVALAIELAAARWTTLGLDGLTAGLSDQLRMLAGGARADDRHRSVRAALDWSHALLDPEDRALLRRVSVFMKSFSAAAAAQVTGAEKGVVATGLARLVEQSLLVVTPTPTGTEYRALETIRQYGMEQLIAAGELADARSRHLVWCLTEAADLTPLDRRLRTPDTTPIGSNRAPAGSDWRPRFDAVADDLRVALAWVCDQPDRRTDAYHLARYFADLTFTRHLTGESQWRHEQAAALAVDPSESATLLRQAAAAAGCQLSGDNMFRLYRAAAEAARRAGDTAAAATDLATAATTAYRFWTTFEHLPPREELIGLIAEARLLAANNPAAQAAIALAESAALTNPFGAPDALLGDDFGSGGVGDAAAESDSAANAVVPEVVRCAERAVELAHRTGDELAESAALDALTGAQRSIGDAVAAAATARRRITLLGSVPGAPDGTHELIEALGQAAEAGLAAGDLRGARRWARRLADHPMLAEVGHRATGRLLVADALAGNVEDVLTRSVRFLEAWQRDGNPTAPDLSAAAAGVEMIHGLRDDETARAEWHAVLDRLGTPPGHCHGYRTVFETLLLLHRGRTDEAYEQVIPAPAELWRGAPSIWLHWYLALRAEAFALERLPDAADRISEARTIVRGNPIAAVMVERAEALRARDPDRVLATADAFEGAGCRYQSARSRILAGGDHAARAAAELSDLGLSPMISPR from the coding sequence ATGGTGGCGACAGTCGATATCTCGGTCCGCGAATCCGAGGTACTGGCCCTGGTGGGAGAACACCTCAGCAATGCCGAAATCGGTGCGCGACTGTTCATCTCGGTACGCACGGTCGAGAGTCATGTCTCCTCGCTACTGCGCAAACTCGAGGTCGCGGACCGGCGGGCGCTGGCCCAGCACGCCTCCCGTTCCGCCCAACCGGACCGGCCGCGGCCCGCACCGGCGCTGCCCACCCCGCTGACCTCGTTCATCGGCCGCGCACAGGAGCGCGCCGAACTCACCGAAATGCTGAAGTCGCAACGCCAGGTGACCGCGGTCGGCCCCGGCGGAGTCGGCAAGACCCGCCTCGCATCGACCGTCGCCGCGGAGCTCTCGGATCAATTCCCGGACGGCGTGTGGTTCGTCGACCTGGTGCCCATCACCAGCCCCGATATCTGCGTGGTCGCCGGAACCGCCGCTCTCGCACTGGGACTCGGCGAACAACCCGGGCGGGGCATGGACGAATCGGTGCTCGCCGCGCTCGCCGATCGTCGGGCGCTCCTGGTGCTCGACAATTGCGAACACGTGCGAGATGGCGTCGCGCCCTTCATCGAACGATTACTCGCCAGTTGCCCCGGGGTGACGGTGCTGGCCACCAGCCGCGCCCGGCTCATGGTGCCATTCGAACGCGTCTACACCGTTCCGCCGATGTCCCTGGCGGGCGAGGGCGAATCCGACGCCGTGGAACTGTTCATGGACCGCGCCGCCGCGAGTGGCTGGCCCCCGAATCAGGCTCTACGCGAACAGGTCTCCGACTTCGTGCGACGCCTGGACGGTGTGGCCCTGGCCATCGAACTGGCCGCCGCCCGCTGGACCACTCTCGGCCTGGACGGTCTCACCGCCGGGCTGTCCGACCAACTCCGCATGCTCGCCGGTGGCGCTCGCGCCGATGACCGGCACCGTTCGGTCCGCGCCGCGCTGGACTGGAGCCATGCCCTGCTCGACCCCGAGGATCGCGCCCTGCTCCGGCGCGTATCGGTCTTCATGAAATCCTTCAGCGCCGCAGCCGCCGCGCAGGTGACCGGTGCCGAAAAGGGCGTGGTCGCCACCGGCTTGGCCCGCCTGGTCGAGCAGAGCCTTTTGGTCGTGACCCCCACCCCCACCGGCACCGAATACCGTGCTCTGGAGACCATCCGCCAGTACGGAATGGAACAGCTCATCGCCGCTGGCGAACTCGCCGACGCCCGCTCCCGTCACCTGGTCTGGTGCCTGACCGAAGCCGCCGATCTGACTCCCCTCGACCGGCGACTCCGAACCCCCGATACGACACCGATCGGGTCGAACCGGGCACCGGCGGGTTCGGATTGGCGACCCCGATTCGACGCCGTGGCCGACGACCTGCGAGTGGCCCTGGCCTGGGTCTGCGACCAACCCGACCGGCGCACCGACGCCTATCATCTCGCCCGCTACTTCGCCGACCTGACCTTTACCCGCCACCTGACCGGCGAATCGCAATGGCGCCATGAGCAAGCCGCCGCCCTCGCGGTAGATCCGAGCGAATCGGCGACCCTGCTGCGCCAGGCGGCCGCCGCCGCGGGCTGCCAACTCAGCGGCGACAATATGTTCCGTCTGTACCGCGCCGCCGCCGAAGCCGCCCGCCGAGCCGGAGACACCGCGGCCGCGGCCACCGACCTGGCCACCGCCGCCACCACGGCCTACCGCTTCTGGACCACCTTCGAACACCTCCCGCCCCGGGAGGAATTGATCGGACTCATCGCCGAGGCGCGCCTGCTCGCCGCGAACAACCCCGCGGCCCAAGCTGCGATAGCCCTGGCCGAATCAGCCGCCCTGACCAACCCCTTCGGCGCGCCGGATGCACTGCTCGGCGATGACTTCGGCAGTGGCGGCGTCGGTGATGCGGCAGCCGAATCGGATTCCGCAGCCAATGCCGTTGTCCCCGAGGTGGTTCGGTGCGCTGAGCGAGCGGTGGAGTTGGCTCACCGCACCGGCGACGAACTCGCCGAATCCGCCGCCCTCGACGCGCTCACAGGTGCGCAGCGCAGCATCGGCGATGCCGTGGCCGCGGCGGCCACCGCTCGCCGCCGGATCACACTCCTGGGCTCCGTCCCCGGCGCACCCGACGGCACCCATGAACTGATCGAAGCCCTGGGCCAAGCCGCCGAAGCCGGTCTGGCCGCAGGAGACCTGCGCGGCGCTCGTCGCTGGGCCCGCCGACTCGCCGACCACCCCATGCTCGCCGAAGTCGGCCACCGCGCCACCGGCCGACTCCTGGTCGCGGATGCCTTGGCGGGCAATGTCGAAGACGTCCTGACCCGCAGCGTCCGCTTCCTGGAAGCCTGGCAGCGCGACGGCAATCCCACCGCCCCCGACCTGAGTGCGGCGGCGGCCGGAGTCGAGATGATCCACGGCCTGCGCGACGACGAAACCGCCCGCGCCGAATGGCATGCGGTACTCGACCGCCTCGGCACCCCGCCGGGTCACTGCCACGGTTATCGGACCGTCTTCGAAACCCTTCTGCTGCTGCACCGGGGCCGCACCGACGAGGCTTACGAACAGGTAATCCCCGCTCCCGCCGAGCTATGGCGGGGCGCGCCGTCGATCTGGCTGCACTGGTATCTCGCTCTCCGTGCCGAAGCCTTCGCCCTCGAACGCCTTCCGGACGCCGCGGATCGCATCTCAGAGGCCCGAACGATCGTGCGGGGCAACCCCATCGCGGCCGTCATGGTCGAACGGGCCGAAGCCCTGCGCGCCCGAGACCCGGACCGCGTGCTCGCCACCGCGGACGCCTTCGAGGGCGCGGGCTGTCGCTACCAGTCCGCCCGCAGCCGAATCCTGGCGGGCGGCGACCACGCCGCCCGAGCCGCCGCCGAGCTATCCGATCTCGGCCTGTCCCCGATGATCTCGCCCCGCTGA
- a CDS encoding NUDIX hydrolase — protein sequence MEAATAAVAEIVRDLTPGDDLEREHIDRTLRWLAESDDIFRRIKPATPPRHLVSYVVLVDPDERAVLLGLHRKAGLWLPTGGHVDPGEHPLATARRETLEEIGIEADFGVIGTDPLFLTITTTIGIDGGHEDVSLWYVIRGDRHREYTLDPGEFTDHRWFALSAAALPATDPHFERFRTKITAALVSADR from the coding sequence ATGGAAGCCGCCACGGCCGCTGTCGCCGAGATCGTGCGAGACCTGACCCCGGGTGATGACCTCGAGCGCGAGCACATCGACCGGACCCTGCGCTGGCTCGCCGAATCCGATGACATCTTCCGCAGAATCAAACCAGCCACGCCGCCACGGCATCTGGTCAGCTATGTGGTGCTGGTCGATCCGGACGAGCGCGCGGTACTGCTCGGCCTGCACCGCAAGGCGGGGCTGTGGCTGCCGACCGGCGGGCATGTGGATCCCGGGGAGCATCCGCTGGCGACCGCGCGCCGGGAGACGCTCGAGGAGATCGGCATCGAGGCGGACTTCGGCGTGATCGGTACGGATCCGCTGTTCTTGACCATCACCACCACGATCGGGATCGATGGCGGACATGAGGATGTCTCGCTCTGGTACGTCATCCGAGGCGACCGGCACCGCGAATACACCCTCGATCCAGGCGAATTCACCGATCACCGATGGTTCGCACTGAGCGCTGCCGCGCTACCCGCCACCGATCCGCACTTCGAACGCTTCCGCACCAAAATCACCGCGGCCCTGGTGAGCGCCGATCGGTAG
- a CDS encoding NAD-dependent epimerase/dehydratase family protein produces MQVLVTGAAGYVGRAVVRALRTAGHEPIAMVRPGAAPGDLIDGACEVRVADIADAEGLRAAVSGVDVVCHLAGLGRARESVLEPLPFFRVNVGGTVAVLQAMAAAGVSRIVFASTGAIYGSPPRQPMDEETPDAPPHPYASSKLAAEFAVDAQARAGLVGAVVVRLMNVAGGADPEPTRLIPRVLAAAMGESVLHINGDGTAVRDYLHVSDAAAAFVACVERCPAPGASARYIIGSGCGTSILDVVTAVERVTGRPVRRVHGPAAPEPALLIGDPGKALAELGWAPRHSGLGEIVADTWRAVSD; encoded by the coding sequence ATGCAGGTGCTGGTTACCGGGGCGGCGGGCTATGTGGGGCGGGCCGTGGTGCGGGCGCTGCGGACGGCCGGGCACGAGCCGATCGCGATGGTGCGCCCCGGTGCCGCGCCGGGCGACCTGATCGATGGCGCGTGTGAGGTCCGGGTGGCCGATATCGCGGATGCGGAGGGGCTGCGCGCCGCGGTGTCCGGTGTGGACGTCGTCTGTCATCTGGCCGGGCTGGGGCGGGCCAGGGAATCGGTGCTGGAGCCGCTGCCGTTCTTCCGGGTGAATGTCGGTGGGACGGTGGCGGTTTTGCAGGCGATGGCGGCCGCGGGTGTTTCGCGGATCGTATTCGCCTCCACCGGAGCGATTTACGGCTCGCCGCCGCGGCAGCCGATGGATGAGGAAACGCCCGACGCGCCGCCGCATCCGTATGCGAGCAGCAAGCTCGCGGCGGAGTTCGCGGTCGACGCGCAGGCGCGGGCGGGGTTGGTCGGTGCCGTGGTGGTGCGGTTGATGAATGTCGCCGGGGGAGCCGATCCGGAGCCGACACGATTGATTCCGCGGGTGCTCGCGGCCGCGATGGGGGAGTCGGTATTGCATATCAATGGGGACGGGACCGCCGTACGGGACTACCTGCACGTCAGCGATGCGGCGGCGGCGTTCGTCGCGTGCGTGGAGCGGTGTCCGGCCCCCGGTGCGAGTGCTCGGTATATTATCGGGAGTGGTTGCGGGACAAGCATTCTCGATGTGGTGACAGCGGTCGAGCGAGTGACCGGGCGTCCGGTGCGCCGGGTCCACGGCCCCGCGGCTCCCGAGCCCGCCCTGTTGATCGGTGATCCGGGCAAGGCGTTGGCCGAACTAGGTTGGGCGCCGAGGCATTCCGGCCTCGGCGAGATCGTGGCCGATACCTGGCGGGCCGTCTCCGACTGA
- a CDS encoding YciI family protein, whose product MPIFAVHYTYSDATVPGRDEIRPVHREYLAGLATEGTLLARGPYPDGSGALLIFDAADADTVGKLLAADPFQAANLVDETRVVEWLPTDGFPSK is encoded by the coding sequence GTGCCGATCTTCGCCGTCCACTACACCTACTCCGACGCCACCGTCCCCGGCCGCGACGAGATCCGCCCCGTGCACCGGGAGTACCTGGCCGGGCTCGCCACCGAAGGCACCCTGCTGGCCCGCGGACCGTACCCCGACGGCTCCGGCGCGCTGCTGATCTTCGATGCCGCCGATGCCGACACGGTGGGCAAACTGCTGGCCGCCGATCCGTTCCAGGCGGCGAATCTGGTCGACGAGACCCGCGTGGTGGAGTGGCTGCCGACCGACGGGTTCCCGTCCAAGTAG
- a CDS encoding amino-acid N-acetyltransferase, with product MTTRAPHSGSVDGMTATAPIIRRARTTDVPRIKRLIDFYAGKILLEKNLVTLYEAIQEFWVAERDGELVGCGALHVLWADLGEIRTVAVHPDIKGTGAGHLLVQQLISVARELSLSRVFVLTFEVEFFARHGFVEIEGTPVTAEVYAEMCRSYDTGVAEFLDLSYVKPNTLGNTRMLLTL from the coding sequence ATGACAACACGGGCACCCCACAGCGGTTCGGTAGACGGTATGACGGCCACGGCGCCGATCATCCGTCGTGCCCGAACCACTGACGTGCCCCGAATCAAACGCCTCATCGACTTCTACGCCGGCAAGATCCTGCTGGAGAAGAACCTGGTGACGCTGTACGAGGCGATTCAGGAATTCTGGGTCGCCGAGCGCGACGGGGAACTCGTCGGCTGCGGGGCGCTGCATGTGCTGTGGGCGGACCTCGGTGAGATTCGCACGGTCGCCGTACACCCGGATATCAAGGGCACCGGGGCCGGGCATCTGCTGGTGCAGCAGTTGATCAGCGTGGCGCGGGAGTTGTCGCTGAGCCGGGTCTTCGTGCTGACCTTCGAGGTCGAGTTCTTCGCCCGGCACGGATTCGTGGAGATCGAGGGCACGCCCGTCACCGCCGAGGTGTACGCCGAGATGTGCCGCTCCTACGACACCGGTGTCGCCGAATTCCTCGACCTGAGCTACGTGAAGCCCAATACCCTCGGCAATACCCGAATGCTGTTGACACTCTGA
- the pgsA gene encoding CDP-diacylglycerol--glycerol-3-phosphate 3-phosphatidyltransferase, which yields MTVQRDEVEGRWGDAGPPRPGFAPAAPAAVEPAAVPLMNIANVLTVLRIAIVPLFLAALFAADGHDPQWRWGAAALFGIAAITDRIDGQLARKYGLVTDFGKLADPIADKALIGAALIGLSMLGDLPWWMTIVIVARELGVTLLRLAVVRRGVIPAGRGGKLKTLVQSVAIAVLLLPLSGGFASAGMALMYVAVVLTVVTGLDYVVQAARLWFGSPGGSRAA from the coding sequence GTGACCGTGCAGCGTGATGAGGTGGAAGGTCGCTGGGGTGATGCGGGCCCGCCGCGACCCGGATTCGCTCCCGCCGCCCCCGCAGCGGTCGAGCCCGCGGCGGTGCCGTTGATGAATATCGCGAATGTGCTGACGGTGCTGCGCATCGCGATCGTCCCGCTGTTCCTGGCCGCGCTCTTCGCCGCCGACGGCCATGATCCGCAGTGGCGCTGGGGTGCGGCGGCACTGTTCGGTATCGCCGCCATCACCGATCGCATCGATGGTCAGCTGGCCCGGAAATACGGCCTGGTCACCGACTTCGGCAAACTCGCCGATCCGATCGCGGACAAGGCGCTGATCGGCGCCGCGCTGATCGGTCTGTCCATGCTGGGCGATCTGCCCTGGTGGATGACGATCGTGATCGTGGCCCGCGAACTCGGTGTGACCCTGCTGCGCCTGGCGGTGGTCCGCCGCGGTGTGATCCCGGCCGGACGCGGCGGCAAGCTCAAGACGCTGGTGCAATCGGTCGCGATTGCTGTGCTTTTGCTCCCGCTTTCCGGCGGATTCGCCAGCGCCGGAATGGCCTTGATGTATGTCGCCGTGGTGCTCACGGTGGTGACCGGTCTGGATTACGTGGTGCAGGCGGCCAGGCTCTGGTTCGGTTCCCCCGGCGGCAGCCGTGCCGCCTGA
- a CDS encoding CinA family protein — translation MSDPLTALVPAGELVAALKSAGQTVATAESLTAGLLAATIAGIPGASAVLRGGLIVYATELKHDLAGVSADTLAIEGPVAASTAEQLAVGARTTCGADWGIGLTGVAGPDPQDGCEVGTVFLGIAGAEGTEVIRLKLSGDRWTIRVGSVRAAVAELVRSIRGG, via the coding sequence GTGTCCGATCCACTGACCGCCCTCGTCCCCGCCGGGGAGTTGGTCGCCGCCCTGAAGTCCGCCGGTCAAACCGTCGCGACCGCGGAATCGCTGACCGCGGGCCTGCTCGCCGCCACCATCGCGGGAATTCCGGGCGCCAGCGCGGTGTTGCGGGGTGGACTGATCGTTTACGCCACCGAGCTCAAGCATGATTTGGCCGGTGTGAGCGCGGACACCCTCGCCATCGAAGGGCCGGTCGCCGCGAGCACCGCCGAACAGCTGGCGGTAGGTGCCAGAACCACCTGCGGAGCGGACTGGGGAATCGGGCTCACCGGTGTCGCCGGACCCGATCCGCAGGACGGCTGCGAGGTCGGAACGGTGTTCCTCGGCATCGCCGGTGCGGAGGGCACGGAGGTCATCCGGTTGAAACTGTCGGGCGACCGGTGGACGATCAGGGTGGGCTCGGTCCGCGCCGCGGTCGCCGAACTCGTCCGGAGTATTCGAGGCGGGTGA
- a CDS encoding helix-turn-helix domain-containing protein, which produces MTLLREAIGESLRRARVAQSRTLREVSTSARVSLGYLSEVERGRKEASSELLAAICQALDVPLAQVLVDVSATMADADRAAAKKAVATANPPLAAAGAGVRPRGGDGDVPRAGDAGFGPRIVIPAPKSDRLVLVAAK; this is translated from the coding sequence ATGACGCTGCTGCGGGAAGCGATCGGGGAGAGTCTGCGGCGCGCTCGCGTCGCCCAGAGCCGGACGCTGCGTGAGGTCTCGACCTCGGCGCGAGTGAGCCTGGGGTACCTGTCGGAGGTCGAGCGGGGGCGCAAGGAGGCATCGAGCGAGCTGCTGGCCGCCATCTGCCAGGCCCTGGACGTGCCGCTGGCGCAGGTGCTCGTCGATGTCAGCGCGACCATGGCCGATGCTGATCGGGCCGCCGCCAAAAAGGCTGTGGCCACGGCGAATCCCCCACTGGCCGCCGCCGGTGCCGGGGTACGGCCGCGGGGCGGGGACGGCGATGTGCCGCGAGCCGGGGATGCCGGTTTCGGGCCGCGCATCGTCATTCCGGCCCCCAAATCGGATCGCTTGGTTCTGGTCGCGGCCAAGTGA
- a CDS encoding PspA/IM30 family protein has product MANPFVKAWKYMMALFDSKIEEHADPKVQIQQAIEEAQRQHQALSQQAASVIGNQRQLEMKLNRQLDEVEKLNANARQAVMLADQAAGAGDTEKAIQYTNAAEAFAAQLVTAEQAVEDLKVLHDQSLQAAAQAKKAVEQNAMLLQQKVAERTKLLSQLEQAKMQEQVSASLQQMDSTLSAPGTTPSLDAVREKIERRYANALGAAELAQNTVQGRMMEVQQASVQMAGHSRLEQIRASMRGDALPAGGNNQQAVPNPAAAPQINTNKGQAAQQ; this is encoded by the coding sequence ATGGCTAATCCGTTCGTGAAGGCCTGGAAGTACATGATGGCCCTCTTCGATTCCAAGATCGAGGAGCATGCGGATCCGAAGGTGCAGATCCAGCAGGCCATCGAGGAGGCCCAGCGGCAGCACCAGGCGCTGTCGCAGCAGGCGGCGTCGGTGATCGGCAACCAGCGTCAGCTGGAGATGAAGCTGAACCGTCAGCTCGACGAGGTCGAGAAGCTCAATGCCAATGCGCGCCAGGCGGTCATGCTCGCCGATCAGGCCGCCGGTGCGGGCGATACCGAGAAGGCGATCCAATACACCAACGCCGCTGAGGCTTTCGCCGCGCAGCTGGTCACCGCCGAGCAGGCGGTGGAGGATCTGAAGGTGTTGCACGACCAGTCGTTGCAGGCCGCAGCTCAGGCCAAGAAAGCGGTCGAGCAGAACGCCATGCTGCTGCAGCAGAAGGTCGCCGAGCGCACCAAGCTGCTGTCCCAGCTGGAGCAGGCCAAGATGCAGGAGCAGGTTTCGGCCTCGCTGCAGCAGATGGACTCCACCCTGTCCGCCCCCGGTACCACCCCCAGCCTGGACGCGGTGCGCGAGAAGATCGAGCGTCGCTACGCCAATGCCCTCGGCGCTGCCGAGCTGGCCCAGAACACGGTGCAGGGTCGCATGATGGAGGTCCAGCAGGCCAGCGTCCAGATGGCCGGGCACAGCCGCCTCGAGCAGATCCGCGCCTCCATGCGCGGTGACGCGCTGCCCGCCGGTGGCAACAACCAGCAGGCCGTCCCGAACCCCGCGGCCGCGCCGCAGATCAACACCAACAAGGGTCAGGCGGCCCAGCAGTAG